Below is a window of Haloterrigena alkaliphila DNA.
GACCGCGTTCGGCGACTCGAGGAGGCCGGCGTCATCGAGGGCTTCACCGTCGACGTGGACCAGTCCCAGCTCAGAGCCGGGATTCCGGTGTTCGTGCGGGCGAACGTTCCCGCGGGCGACGTCGACGACTGCAGGGCGGCCGTCGCGGACGCCGACGCCGTCGAGCACGTGTTCGTCACCGCCGACGGCGAGGTCTGGTTCTACGCCCGAGCGCAGGTCCAGCGGGTTCGCGAGTGGCTCGACGGCCTCTTCCCCGCCGACGGCGTCGCCTACGACGTGACGCTGCTGGACGACGCCGAGTGGACGCCGTCGCTCGACGGCACGTCGTTCGCGCTCACCTGCGCGGAGTGTGGCAACACCGTCGACAGCGAGGGGGAATCGACGCGCATCGACGGTGAAGTGTACCACTTCTGCTGTCCGTCGTGCTCGAGCCGGTTCGACGCGCGGTACACTCGACTCGAGGAGGGCGCGTGACCTTCGATTCCAAACCGAGCGCGCCGCCGAACTTCGGAGTCTGACCAGTAAAGGGGGTAAGGCGGGACCGCCTAGTAATGAGTACCCGGACCGCGCACCTGGACGTTCGGGGCATGAGCTGTGCGAACTGCTCGCAGACGATCAGCGATGCCCTGGTATCCCTCGACGGCGTCAGCGAGGCGAACGCCAACTTCGCCACCGACGAGGCGACCGTCGAGTACGACCCCGAGGCGGTATCGCTCGCCGAGATATACGACGCGGTCGAGACGGCCGGCTACGAGGCCGAGCGCTCGAGTCGCTCCATCGGCATCACGGACATGACCTGCGCGAACTGCGCGGAGACCAACGAGTCGGCGCTGGAGTCCGTCCCCGGCGTCGTCGAGGCGGAGGTCAACTACGCGACCGACGAGGCGACCGTCGCGTACAATCCGAGCGACGTCTCGCTCGAGGACCTGTACGTGGCCATCGAGGACGCCGGCTACACGCCCGTCCGCGACGACGGTGGCGAGGAATCGGACCAGGAGCGCCGCGACGCGGCCAGGCAGGCCGAGATCCGCAAACACCGCCGACTGACGCTGTTCGGGGCGATCCTGACGGCGCCGTTCCTGCTGTTCATCGCCGATCGGCTCCTGCTCGACGGGGCGATTCTCCCCGAGACGATCCTCGGCGTCGAGTTCGGCTGGCTCGAGTTCCTGCTCGCGACGCCGGTCTACCTCGTGCTCGGCCGGGAGTTCCTCGCAAACTCCTACACCGCGCTCGCGAAGAATCGGACCGCCAACATGGACGTGCTGATCGCGCTGGGCTCCTCGACGGCCTACGTCTACAGCCTCGTCGTCCTGCTGGGCCTGCTCGCGGGGAACCTCTACTTCGACACCGCCGCGTTGATCCTCGTGTTCATCACGCTGGGCAACTACCTCGAGGCCCGCTCGAAGGGCCGGGCCGGCGACGCGCTGCGGAAACTCCTCGAGATGGAGGCCGAGACGGCCACGCTGGTCGACGACGAGGGGAACGAAGAGGAGGTGCCCCTCGAGGACGTCTCGGTCGGCGACCGGATGAAGGTCCGGCCGGGCGAGAAGGTGCCGACGGACGGCGTCGTCGTCGACGGCCAGTCCGCGGTCGACGAGTCGATGGTGACCGGCGAGTCGGTCCCCGTCGAGAAGGAGGAGGGCGACGAGGTGATCGGCTCGACGATCAACGAGAACGGCGTGCTGGTCGTCGAGGCGACGAAGGTCGGCTCGGACACGGCCCTGCAGGGAATCGTGCAGACCGTCAAGGAGGCCCAGTCCCGCCAGCCGGAGATCCAGAACCTCGTGGACCGCATCTCGGCGTACTTCGTCCCCGCGGTCATCCTCAACGCGGCGTTCTGGGGGCTGGTCTGGTTCCTCTTCCCCGACGCGCTCGCGGGCGTCGCGAGCGGTATCCCGGTGCTGGAACTGGTCGGCGGCGGCCCGGCCGCCCTCTCGACGTTCGAGTTCGCCGTCGTCGTCTTCGCCTCGGCCGTGTTGATCGCCTGTCCCTGCGCGCTGGGGCTGGCGACGCCCGCGGCGACGATGGTCGGCTCCACCCTCGGCGCGCAGAACGGCGTCCTGTTCAAGGGCGGCGATATCTTGGAGCGCGCGAGGGACGTCGACACCGTCGTCTTCGACAAGACCGGGACGCTGACGACCGGCGAGATGACGCTGACCGACGTGGTCGCGCTCGAGGGCGATGGCGACCGCGCGGCCGCGGACGGCGGGGATGCGGCCGCAGACGGCGGTGCAGTAGTGGCTCGCGAGTCGCTCGACGAGCGCGAGGTCCTTCGCCTCGCGGCCAGCGCCGAGCGCAACAGCGAACACCCGCTCGCGCAGGCCATCGTCGAGGGCGCCGAGGAGCGCGGCCTCGAGCTAACCGACCCCGAGTCGTTCGAGAACGTCCCCGGACAGGGCGTCCGGGCGACCGTCGAGGGCCGCGAGGTGCTGGTCGGCAACCGCAGACTGCTCGAGGGGGAAGGCGTCGATCCCGCGCCCGCCGCCGAGGCGATGGAACGCCTCGAGCGCGAGGGCAAGACCGCCATGCTGGTCGCCGTCGACGGCGCGGTCGCCGGCGTGGTCGCGGACGCCGACACGGTCAAGGAGAGCTCGCAGGAGGCGGTCGCCGCCCTGCGCGAGCGCGGCCTCGACGTCATGCTGATCACCGGCGACAACGAGCGGACGGCCCGCGCGGTCGCCGAACGCGTCGGGATCGATCCCGAGAACGTCCGCGCGGGCGTCCTGCCGGAGGACAAGGCCGACGCGCTCGAGCCCATCCAGGCCGAGGGGCGGAAGGCGATGATGGTCGGCGACGGGGTCAACGACGCGCCGGCGCTGGCCGTCGCCCACGTCGGGACGGCCATCGGCTCCGGGACGGACGTGGCCATCGAGGCGGCGGACGTGACGCTGATGCGCGACGACCCCCTCGACGTGGTGAAGGCGATCCGCATCTCCGAGGCGACGCTGGCGAAGATCAAGCAGAACCTCGTCTGGGCGCTGGGGTACAACACGACGCTGATCCCGCTGGCCTCGCTGGGCCTGCTCCAGCCGGTGCTCGCGGCCGGCGCGATGGCGCTGTCGTCGGTCTCGGTGCTCTCGAACAGCCTGCTGTTCCGCCGGTACACCCCGGATCACGACTACGAACTGTTCGGACGACTCCGGCGCTAGTTCGTAGTTACTGACCGTGGTTGCACTGTTTTTCGCTTCGGGCGAGTAACCGACGAGTGTCTTTCTCTTCGCAAGAGTAACCGGCAAGTGACGGCCTCCATGCAGCGTACCGTGGCAACGGGGATTTCCACACCCTCCCCAGCCGATTCGCTCACTCCGTTCGCTCATCCCTCGCGCGGTATCGTTCCATGGTTCGCTCGGCTCGCGGTTCCCGCCGGTCACCGCTCGCATTCTCGAGGCCTCACTTCGTTCGGCCTCGCGCCGCTCACCATGTCACAGCGCGCGCCGCCGCATAGTAAAGTCGGCTCGAGGCGGAACCCGCCGTCGGTCGGAGTCCGCCGGTCACAGCGGAACGAGCGTGTCCGCGATGAGCAGGGTCACGTAGGCCTCGACGAACGCCGCGAGGACCAAGAGTAGCCAGCCGAAGACGACGAACAGCGTCGTCCGCAGGAGGTAGCTCCTCGTGAACAGCGCGTCGCGAGAACCGAAGACGCGCTGGCCGAGGCGGTGGACGAATCGGAAGCCGACGCCGGCGGCGATGAACAGCGCCGGGAGTTCGAAGATCCCGTGGGGGCCGATCAGGGCGACGATCAGGCCGAACCCGGTCTCGGAGCCGACGACGGCCCCGATG
It encodes the following:
- a CDS encoding heavy metal translocating P-type ATPase; this encodes MSTRTAHLDVRGMSCANCSQTISDALVSLDGVSEANANFATDEATVEYDPEAVSLAEIYDAVETAGYEAERSSRSIGITDMTCANCAETNESALESVPGVVEAEVNYATDEATVAYNPSDVSLEDLYVAIEDAGYTPVRDDGGEESDQERRDAARQAEIRKHRRLTLFGAILTAPFLLFIADRLLLDGAILPETILGVEFGWLEFLLATPVYLVLGREFLANSYTALAKNRTANMDVLIALGSSTAYVYSLVVLLGLLAGNLYFDTAALILVFITLGNYLEARSKGRAGDALRKLLEMEAETATLVDDEGNEEEVPLEDVSVGDRMKVRPGEKVPTDGVVVDGQSAVDESMVTGESVPVEKEEGDEVIGSTINENGVLVVEATKVGSDTALQGIVQTVKEAQSRQPEIQNLVDRISAYFVPAVILNAAFWGLVWFLFPDALAGVASGIPVLELVGGGPAALSTFEFAVVVFASAVLIACPCALGLATPAATMVGSTLGAQNGVLFKGGDILERARDVDTVVFDKTGTLTTGEMTLTDVVALEGDGDRAAADGGDAAADGGAVVARESLDEREVLRLAASAERNSEHPLAQAIVEGAEERGLELTDPESFENVPGQGVRATVEGREVLVGNRRLLEGEGVDPAPAAEAMERLEREGKTAMLVAVDGAVAGVVADADTVKESSQEAVAALRERGLDVMLITGDNERTARAVAERVGIDPENVRAGVLPEDKADALEPIQAEGRKAMMVGDGVNDAPALAVAHVGTAIGSGTDVAIEAADVTLMRDDPLDVVKAIRISEATLAKIKQNLVWALGYNTTLIPLASLGLLQPVLAAGAMALSSVSVLSNSLLFRRYTPDHDYELFGRLRR
- a CDS encoding AsnC family transcriptional regulator; protein product: MRDLDETDMEILRLLGEDARRPYSEIAERVGLSGPAVSDRVRRLEEAGVIEGFTVDVDQSQLRAGIPVFVRANVPAGDVDDCRAAVADADAVEHVFVTADGEVWFYARAQVQRVREWLDGLFPADGVAYDVTLLDDAEWTPSLDGTSFALTCAECGNTVDSEGESTRIDGEVYHFCCPSCSSRFDARYTRLEEGA